One stretch of Callospermophilus lateralis isolate mCalLat2 chromosome 11, mCalLat2.hap1, whole genome shotgun sequence DNA includes these proteins:
- the Slc25a19 gene encoding mitochondrial thiamine pyrophosphate carrier isoform X4: MVGYDPKEDGRSNSKFEVAVAGSVSGLTTRALISPLDVIKIRFQLQIERLSRSDPNAKYYGILQAGRQILQEEGPAAFWKGHIPAQLLSIGYGTVQFLSFELLTELVHRASLYDAREFSVHFVCGGLSACAATLTVHPVDVLRTRFAAQGEPRRTSKTCFVAVGPESSVRPSPIPWTSSRNDCRLEDLSRPELPLDRCGDTGASWIAPSRFCKRKVPKASSRACPPAC, translated from the exons ATGGTGGGCTATGACCCCAAAGAAGATGGTAGGAGTAACTCCAAGTTTGAGGTGGCAGTGGCAGGGTCTGTGTCTGGACTTACCACTCGGGCACTGATCAGCCCCTTGGATGTCATCAAGATCCGTTTCCAG CTTCAGATTGAGCGCCTGTCTCGCAGTGACCCCAATGCAAAATACTATGGGATCCTACAGGCTGGGAGGCAGATTTTGCAGGAAGAAGGCCCAGCAGCATTCTGGAAAGGACACATCCCAGCCCAACTTCTGTCCATTGGCTATGGAACTGTCCAA TTTTTGTCCTTTGAGCTGTTGACTGAGCTGGTCCACAGAGCCAGCCTGTACGATGCCCGTGAATTCTCGGTGCACTTTGTGTGTGGCGGTCTGTCTGCCTGTGCAGCCACCCTCACCGTGCACCCTGTGGATGTTCTGCGCACCCGCTTTGCAGCTCAGGGTGAGCCCAGG agaacctcaaaaacCTGCTTTGTGGCTGTGGGGCCGGAGTCATCAGTAAGACCCTCACCTATCCCCTGGACCTCTTCAAGAAACGACTGCAGGTTGGAGGATTTGAGCAGGCCCGAGCTACCTTTGGACAG GTGCGGAGATACAGGGGCCTCTTGGATTGCACCAAGCAGATTCTGCAAGAGGAAGGTGCCCA